A window from Chryseobacterium vaccae encodes these proteins:
- a CDS encoding RecQ family ATP-dependent DNA helicase has product MISQQDFQKLKYDTLKYFWGYDDFRDSQEDIIDSVINEKDNLVLLPTGAGKSLCYQLPALLKEGTCLVISPLLALMKDQVNQLKFRGIEAEYLSSELDEYDAETIYDRCRDGLTKLLYISPERLTNSQFRQNIEDIQLSFIAVDEAHCISEWGQDFRPSYQNIKEFRKNYPEIPCLALTATATPKVLEEIKIKLELRKPVVFQKSFKRDNIRILTEEVADKFQRVFDILKYTQDSGIVYVRTRKEAELLAEFLKKNQMKNVDFFHAGLTTKEKNTRQAIWNKSDNYVLISTNAFGMGIDKDNVRFVIHYSPAPSLENYYQEIGRSGRDGKESFAFMLWNQQELMNFDDILKNQIPNKAEFLKIISYLYSIFQVAEHELPEKVFQLNSQGIQNFTRLSRAKINNVLNFLHNQEIIYYNDNKSLSSLELLIKPDEIDQLVQKDAYFVELMLRTISGITTHKVMFSEQQVSNKIGTAVPLIKERLKELQQKNYLEYVDGALSSIKFLKPRDERAVNGAYWKLFEHIQKNKIQKWEEMKFYVQNSSHCKMKLILTYFGEKNAKNCGQCSVCEKNKQSIFGKNISQQIISLLAKKPSTIEELSIQLSYHSKNNILENLIFLLDSGKVRMLNFRTYALSNE; this is encoded by the coding sequence ATGATTTCTCAGCAGGATTTTCAAAAATTAAAGTATGATACCCTAAAATATTTTTGGGGCTATGACGATTTCAGAGATTCACAGGAAGACATCATAGATTCGGTTATCAATGAGAAAGACAATCTTGTATTACTGCCTACGGGTGCAGGAAAATCACTTTGCTACCAGCTTCCTGCTCTATTAAAAGAAGGAACCTGTCTCGTGATTTCACCATTGCTGGCCCTGATGAAAGATCAGGTCAACCAGCTTAAATTTCGGGGAATTGAGGCTGAGTATCTTTCTTCTGAACTTGATGAATATGATGCCGAAACCATCTATGACCGTTGCAGAGACGGCCTTACAAAACTCCTTTATATATCCCCTGAAAGACTTACCAACAGCCAGTTTCGTCAGAATATTGAAGATATCCAGCTTTCTTTTATTGCAGTAGATGAAGCTCACTGTATTTCAGAATGGGGGCAGGATTTCAGACCCAGCTATCAGAATATAAAAGAGTTCAGAAAAAATTATCCTGAAATTCCATGTCTGGCCTTAACCGCTACGGCTACTCCCAAAGTTCTCGAAGAAATTAAAATCAAGCTTGAACTTAGAAAGCCTGTAGTTTTCCAGAAAAGTTTCAAGAGAGACAATATCAGAATCCTTACAGAAGAAGTCGCCGATAAATTCCAGCGTGTCTTTGATATTTTAAAATATACCCAGGATTCAGGGATTGTTTATGTTAGAACCAGAAAGGAAGCAGAACTGCTGGCCGAATTTTTGAAAAAAAACCAGATGAAAAATGTAGATTTTTTTCATGCAGGTTTAACGACAAAAGAAAAAAACACCCGACAGGCGATCTGGAACAAGAGTGACAACTATGTCCTCATATCCACCAATGCTTTCGGGATGGGAATTGATAAAGACAACGTTCGATTTGTCATTCACTACTCTCCTGCTCCTTCTCTTGAAAATTATTATCAGGAGATCGGAAGATCAGGAAGAGATGGTAAGGAAAGTTTTGCCTTTATGCTTTGGAATCAGCAGGAACTTATGAATTTTGATGACATTCTCAAAAATCAGATTCCCAACAAAGCTGAATTCCTGAAAATTATCAGCTACCTCTACTCTATTTTTCAGGTTGCAGAACATGAACTTCCGGAAAAGGTTTTCCAGCTTAATAGCCAGGGAATACAAAACTTCACCAGACTTTCCAGAGCAAAGATCAATAATGTGCTCAATTTTCTGCATAATCAGGAAATTATTTATTATAACGACAACAAAAGCCTCTCTTCTCTCGAACTTCTCATCAAACCCGATGAGATTGATCAGCTGGTACAAAAGGATGCTTATTTCGTTGAATTGATGCTGCGTACCATTTCGGGGATTACCACGCATAAAGTAATGTTCAGCGAGCAACAGGTAAGCAATAAAATAGGAACGGCTGTCCCCCTCATCAAAGAACGTCTGAAAGAACTTCAGCAGAAAAATTATCTGGAATATGTAGACGGCGCTCTCTCCAGTATAAAATTCCTTAAACCACGTGATGAAAGAGCGGTAAATGGCGCCTATTGGAAGCTTTTTGAGCATATTCAAAAAAACAAAATCCAGAAATGGGAAGAGATGAAGTTCTATGTTCAAAACAGCAGCCATTGCAAAATGAAACTTATCCTTACTTATTTTGGAGAAAAGAACGCCAAAAACTGCGGTCAGTGCTCTGTTTGTGAGAAGAATAAGCAGTCGATCTTCGGAAAAAACATTTCCCAGCAGATTATCAGTCTTCTGGCTAAAAAACCGTCAACCATTGAAGAACTCTCCATTCAGCTGAGCTATCATTCTAAAAATAATATTCTGGAAAATCTTATCTTCCTTCTGGATTCAGGAAAAGTAAGAATGTTGAATTTCAGGACATACGCGCTGAGTAATGAGTAA
- a CDS encoding Crp/Fnr family transcriptional regulator translates to MTGPLKEHIRKYIGISEEKLEKYCSAFILRKINKKEFLLKEGDVCAHEGFVLKGCFKVFRTNNNADEQILHFGIEDWWLSDMDSFINQIPSQLNIQAIEDSEILLISKEDKERLYLELPEIERLMRLKFQMSIIALQRRIIDNLNKPSEERYQDFLRDYPRIAHRLTNIQIAAYLGVTPEFISRIRRKIVNKN, encoded by the coding sequence ATGACGGGGCCTTTAAAAGAACACATCAGGAAATACATAGGGATTTCGGAGGAAAAACTGGAAAAATATTGCAGTGCTTTCATACTGCGAAAGATTAATAAAAAAGAATTTCTTTTGAAAGAAGGCGACGTCTGCGCTCATGAAGGATTCGTTTTGAAAGGATGCTTTAAAGTATTCCGTACGAATAATAATGCAGATGAGCAGATTCTGCATTTCGGAATAGAAGACTGGTGGCTTTCGGACATGGACAGTTTTATCAATCAGATTCCTTCACAGCTCAATATTCAGGCGATTGAAGACAGTGAGATTCTGCTAATTTCCAAAGAGGACAAAGAAAGACTTTATCTGGAACTTCCAGAAATTGAAAGATTGATGAGACTCAAATTTCAGATGTCTATTATTGCACTTCAGCGTCGGATCATCGATAATTTAAATAAACCTTCAGAAGAACGCTATCAGGATTTTCTTAGAGATTATCCACGGATTGCTCACCGTCTGACCAATATACAGATTGCCGCCTATCTGGGCGTAACTCCGGAGTTTATCAGCAGAATCCGCAGAAAAATTGTGAATAAGAATTGA
- the fmt gene encoding methionyl-tRNA formyltransferase yields the protein MKSLKVVFLGTPEFAKTSLEAIHLSNHKVVGVVTVADKASGRGQKISQSPVKVFAAENNIPVFQPEKLRNPEFLEELRKLDADVFVVVAFRMMPKILFEMPKMGTFNLHASLLPDYRGAAPINYAVINGEEKTGATTFFINEKIDEGNILLQEELEILLDENAGSLHDRLMIMGSGLVVKTLDGLAENTINEKPQPNTEHPKNAYKIFKEDTRINWNSPSKTVHQFILGMSPYPAAFTTLKIGEEEKGLKIFAGKFEITDHVKPAGTLDISKNEFKIYTQDGVYFPQELQLEGKKRMTVKDFLNGFRNFDEISL from the coding sequence ATGAAATCATTGAAAGTTGTTTTTTTAGGAACTCCTGAGTTTGCTAAAACATCGCTGGAAGCGATCCACCTCTCGAATCACAAAGTTGTAGGCGTTGTAACCGTTGCAGATAAAGCCAGTGGCCGCGGGCAGAAAATAAGCCAGTCCCCTGTAAAAGTATTTGCTGCAGAAAATAATATTCCCGTTTTCCAACCTGAAAAGCTAAGAAATCCTGAATTCCTGGAAGAACTGAGAAAGCTGGATGCTGATGTTTTTGTAGTGGTAGCCTTCAGAATGATGCCTAAAATTCTTTTTGAAATGCCCAAAATGGGGACATTCAATCTTCATGCTTCCCTACTTCCTGATTACAGAGGTGCGGCACCCATTAATTATGCCGTGATTAATGGTGAAGAGAAAACCGGAGCAACCACTTTCTTCATCAATGAAAAAATAGATGAAGGGAATATTCTTCTTCAGGAGGAACTTGAAATTCTTTTGGATGAAAATGCAGGAAGCCTCCATGACCGTTTAATGATCATGGGTTCCGGGCTTGTTGTAAAAACTTTGGATGGCCTTGCAGAAAATACTATCAACGAAAAGCCGCAGCCCAATACAGAACATCCTAAAAATGCGTATAAAATCTTTAAAGAAGATACCCGCATTAACTGGAATTCACCGTCAAAAACAGTTCATCAGTTTATTCTTGGAATGTCTCCCTATCCTGCGGCATTTACCACTTTAAAAATCGGTGAAGAAGAAAAAGGATTAAAAATATTTGCCGGAAAATTTGAGATTACAGATCATGTAAAACCTGCCGGAACTCTTGATATTTCAAAAAATGAGTTTAAAATTTACACACAAGATGGTGTTTATTTTCCACAGGAATTACAGCTTGAAGGTAAAAAGAGAATGACTGTGAAAGATTTTCTTAATGGTTTCAGAAACTTTGATGAAATAAGTTTGTAA